ACGTCGATCATCGGGATCTTGGACGGGTAGGCCCCGACCGTGCCCTCGGTGGTCAGGGTCGGCTCGCCGCCGAGGACCACGGACACGTCGGTGGAGGTGCCGCCGCCGTCGCAGGTGAGGACCTTGTCGAAGCCGGCCTTGCCGGAGATCAGCGCGGCACCGAGCGCGCCGGCGGCCGGGCCGGACAGCACCGTGGTGATCGGCTGGTGCACGACCTCGTCGGCAGAGAGCACGCCGCCGTTGGACTTCATGATGTAGAAGGGGATCGAGTCCCGGTCGGCCGAGGCGGCGCCCGTGAATTCGTCCAGGCGGGTCTTGATGTTGGAGACGTAGCGGGACACCTTCGGCTTGACCGCGGCGTCGACCAGCGTGGTCATCGAGCGCTCGTACTCACGGTACTCCCGCAGCACGTCGCTGGAGATCGAGATGACCGCCTCGGGGTGCTCGCGCTGCAGGATCTCCCGCATCCGCAGCTCGTGCTCGGGGTTGGCGTAGGCGTGCAGGAAGCACACGCCGATCGTGGTGATGCCCTGGTCGCGGAACCAGCGGGCCACCTGCGCCGCGCCCCCTTCGTCGAACGGGCGGACCTCGTTGCCCTCGAAGTCGAAGCGGCCCTCGACGGTCTTGACCAGGTCGGCCGGCACGATCCGCGGCGGCTTCACCCAGAAGTAGGAGTTGCCGTAGCCGTCCGGCACCGCCTGGCGGGCGATCTCGAGGATGAACTCGTAGCCCGCGGAGGTGATGAAGCCGAGCTGCTCGACCTTGCCCTCGAGCAGCTGGTTGGTGGCCACCGTGGTGCCGTGGCAGACGGCGGTGACGTCCGCGCCGGTCGCGCCGAGCAGGTCGAGGACCTTGTGCACGCCGTTGATGAAGCCGTCGGCCGGGTTGGCCGGGGTCGACGGCGTCTTGGTCGTGATCAGCGCGCCGGAGTCCTCGTCGAAGGCGACGACGTCGGTGAACGTGCCGCCGGTGTCGATGCCGATGCGGATGCGACGTGGGGTCTGCGTCATGGCGTTCCTCGGGCGGGAGAGGTGGGAGCTGGCGGGGCGCCGGGCGAGCCGGCGGTGCCCTCGATTCAACTCGCGCCGCCACCCCGCGTCCCTGTCAGAACCTGCCAAGACCCTTGGCAGATCTTCATGCACACCTCGGGTATGCCGTGTCCGCGCCTCCCGAGCGACCCCTCACCCCCGCGCGAAGCCCCATCCGAGCGCACCACATCCGTCGAATCGGCCGCGAGTACGCGGCCATTCGACGGATGTGGTGCGTTCGGTCGAGGAGGTGGGGGTGGGGCTGCTCAGACCTGGAGGTGGGGGAAGCTCGACGCGGCGGGGCGCTCGAGGTCCTCGCGGTAGTTGCGGATCAGGTCCAGGTTGCGGTCGGCCAGGTGGTCGAAGCCCTGGCCGACGCTGGAGCCGGGGGTCAGCGAGCGCAGGGCCTCGTCCGGGTCGAGCCGGGCGACCACCCAGGACTCGTGCGTGGCGGCCTTGGCGGCGATGTGCGCGATCGGCGTGATGATGTGGCTGTTGCCGAAGTAGAGCACCCCGGCCGGGTCGGTCCCGGTGGCGTTGGCGCCGATGACGTAGACGTGGTTGTCGTAGGCCCGGGCGCGGCTGGTCAGCTCCCACACGTCGGCGCTGCGCAGCAGGGCCGACGGTCGGCAGATGACCTCGGCGCCCTGCACCGCCTGGATGCGGGTCAGCTCGGGGTAGTCGCCGTCGAAGCAGATGATCATGCCGATCCGGCCGAGCTCGGTGTCGACGACGGTGACCGTGTCGCCGGGGGTGACCCAGCCGCCGCGCGAGCGGATCTCGGTGCAGAACGGGTGGGTCTTGCGGTAGACGCCGAGCAGCGAGCCGTCCGGGCCGATGAGGGCGCTGGAGTTGTAGACGACCCCGCGCTCCTCGCCCCGCTCGTAGGTGCCGACGCAGACGTGCACGCCGAGGCGGGCCGCCGCGGCCTGGATCGGCTCGATCACCGGCCCGGGCAGCCCGGAGACGAGGTCCCACAGCTCCTCGGGCGTGCAGTCCGGGGTGAAGCCCGTGGTCGCCGACTCCGGCAGCACCACGAGCTCGGCCCCGGTCGCCTCGACGCAGCGGGTCAGCCAGTCGACGCACTTCTCGACGTTGGCCTTGACCGCGTCGGGGGACAGCGGCCCGGTCACGGGCGCGATCTGGACGGCGGCAGCGGTGAACGCGCGCATGTCAGTGCCTCCCGGCGACGATGCCGACGGCCACGCCGGCGAGGGCGATGGCCGCTCCGACCACCGTCCCGATGAGGAAGTCCCGGCCGGTGAACCCGGCCCGGGCGGCAGGTGCCGGCGCGGCATACACGGCCCCGGTCGGCGCACCGGGCGCAGCCGGCGCACCGACGACGGCCGCCTCGGGCACCGCCCCGGCGGGCACCGGCACCGCCACGCGGACCCCGGCGATGTCGTTGTCGACGGCGGTGAAGAACTGGCCGGCCATCTTCTTGGCCACGCCGGTGAGCATGCGCTGCCCGACGCCACCGATGGCCCCGCCGACGACCGCGTCGGCGTCGTAGGTCAGCGCGGTGCCGCCGGTGGCGGACTGCTCGAGCAGCACCTTGACGTCGGCGCTGACCGTGCCTGGCCCGCCCGCCCCGGAGGCCTTGAGCACGAAGGAGCCGGGCGGGTTCTGCTCGGTCAGGGCCACGTCACCCTCGTAGGTGCCCTTGATGGAGGCCACGCCCGCGGTGATCGTCATCTTGTAGGCGTCCGGGCCCACCTCGCGCAGCTGCTGGCAGCCCGGCAGGGTGCGGGCGAGGACGGCGGGGTCGTTGAACGCGGCCCAGACCTGGTCGACGGGGGCGTTCAGCGTGGCTGATCCGGAGATCTTCATCGGCGGGTTTCCTCGTTCTCTCAGGCCGTGGGGGCGGTCGTGGTGGTGCGGGAG
This genomic stretch from Oryzihumus leptocrescens harbors:
- a CDS encoding carbon-nitrogen hydrolase family protein; this translates as MRAFTAAAVQIAPVTGPLSPDAVKANVEKCVDWLTRCVEATGAELVVLPESATTGFTPDCTPEELWDLVSGLPGPVIEPIQAAAARLGVHVCVGTYERGEERGVVYNSSALIGPDGSLLGVYRKTHPFCTEIRSRGGWVTPGDTVTVVDTELGRIGMIICFDGDYPELTRIQAVQGAEVICRPSALLRSADVWELTSRARAYDNHVYVIGANATGTDPAGVLYFGNSHIITPIAHIAAKAATHESWVVARLDPDEALRSLTPGSSVGQGFDHLADRNLDLIRNYREDLERPAASSFPHLQV
- a CDS encoding SRPBCC family protein — its product is MKISGSATLNAPVDQVWAAFNDPAVLARTLPGCQQLREVGPDAYKMTITAGVASIKGTYEGDVALTEQNPPGSFVLKASGAGGPGTVSADVKVLLEQSATGGTALTYDADAVVGGAIGGVGQRMLTGVAKKMAGQFFTAVDNDIAGVRVAVPVPAGAVPEAAVVGAPAAPGAPTGAVYAAPAPAARAGFTGRDFLIGTVVGAAIALAGVAVGIVAGRH